One segment of Amycolatopsis alba DSM 44262 DNA contains the following:
- a CDS encoding amidohydrolase family protein: protein MTLQLLLTADRILPRPGTPVRDGAVLVEDGRILAAGPRAEVVAQAAPDAERLDFPGATVLPGLVNAHVHLAFDATREMLPNFLASDDTALRAGAKDRLGQLLRSGVTTVRDLGDRDALGARVRAELDAEGTAAPRLLTAGSPLTVLNGHCHFFGGEVGDDDSVRAVIDANAADGADVIKVMASGGQITEGGADMWESQFDVRTLRLIVEHAAGHGLPVAAHAHGADAIEASVEAGVATIEHCTWMTGPQRQDRREDVAKRMAAEGIAACSTSSRNWRTLAERMGEELAKTVYGRLSWLEELGVPLLAGTDAGLPGSVFDDPVGALELYEWLGFGRRRILEIATEDSAAGLGLGAVTGRLAPGLSADVLVVDGDPLADLSALRNPRLVLARGSVVRGDSG, encoded by the coding sequence GTGACCTTGCAGCTTCTCCTTACCGCGGACCGGATCCTGCCGCGGCCGGGCACCCCCGTCCGGGACGGCGCCGTTCTCGTCGAGGACGGCCGGATCCTCGCGGCGGGACCGCGCGCCGAGGTCGTGGCACAGGCGGCACCGGACGCCGAACGGCTCGACTTCCCCGGCGCGACCGTGCTGCCCGGTCTGGTCAACGCCCATGTGCACCTGGCTTTCGACGCCACTCGCGAGATGCTGCCGAACTTCCTGGCGAGCGACGACACAGCTCTCCGCGCGGGCGCCAAGGACCGGTTGGGACAGCTGCTGCGCAGCGGCGTCACGACCGTGCGGGACCTCGGCGATCGCGACGCCCTCGGCGCACGGGTCCGGGCGGAACTCGACGCCGAGGGCACCGCGGCTCCGCGGCTGCTGACCGCGGGATCACCCCTGACAGTCCTCAATGGACACTGCCACTTCTTCGGCGGCGAGGTCGGCGACGACGACTCCGTCCGGGCCGTGATCGACGCCAACGCGGCCGACGGCGCCGACGTGATCAAGGTGATGGCCAGCGGCGGCCAGATCACCGAGGGCGGCGCGGACATGTGGGAGTCCCAGTTCGACGTCCGGACCCTGCGCCTGATCGTCGAACACGCGGCGGGCCACGGGCTCCCGGTCGCGGCGCACGCCCACGGCGCGGACGCGATCGAGGCGTCGGTCGAGGCGGGGGTGGCCACGATCGAGCACTGCACGTGGATGACCGGCCCGCAACGACAGGACCGGCGTGAAGACGTCGCCAAACGCATGGCGGCCGAAGGCATCGCGGCGTGTTCGACCAGCAGCCGCAACTGGCGGACGCTCGCCGAGCGCATGGGCGAGGAACTCGCGAAAACCGTCTACGGCAGGCTGTCCTGGCTGGAGGAACTGGGGGTCCCGCTCCTGGCGGGGACGGACGCGGGGCTGCCCGGTTCGGTCTTCGACGATCCCGTCGGCGCCCTCGAACTCTACGAATGGCTCGGTTTCGGCAGGCGGCGGATCCTCGAGATCGCGACCGAGGACAGCGCCGCCGGACTCGGCCTCGGCGCCGTCACCGGACGGCTCGCCCCCGGCCTGAGCGCCGACGTCCTGGTGGTCGACGGCGATCCGCTCGCCGACCTTTCCGCACTCCGGAACCCGCGCCTGGTGCTCGCCCGCGGGTCGGTCGTGAGGGGCGATTCGGGCTAG
- a CDS encoding aldo/keto reductase: MISTRRLGGLEVGAQGLGCMGMSQAYGVRDDDTESIATVHRALELGVTLLDTANVYGAGANEELVGRAIAGKRDQVVLATKFGIVWDKDGGMSARGDAAYVKQSCEESLRRLNVDHIDLYYQHRVDPNTPIEETWGALAELVEEGKIRFAGISEASAGTIRRAHAVHPVTALQSEWSLWTRGIEGEIRSTTRELGIGVVPFSPLGRGFLTGSVTSVKDLPEDDLRCGLPRFAEGNFERNMAIVEALRALAEQKGVTAGQLALAWVQAQGDDVVPIPGTKRRKYLEENAAAAELELSEVDIEAIEKAAPVEAIAGERYPERLARAAGK; encoded by the coding sequence GTGATCAGCACCAGGAGGCTCGGCGGTCTGGAAGTCGGGGCGCAGGGGCTCGGCTGCATGGGGATGAGCCAGGCCTACGGCGTCCGTGACGACGACACGGAGTCGATCGCCACCGTCCACCGTGCCCTCGAACTGGGCGTGACCCTGCTCGACACCGCGAACGTCTACGGCGCCGGCGCGAACGAAGAGCTGGTCGGCCGGGCGATCGCGGGCAAGCGGGACCAGGTCGTGCTGGCGACCAAGTTCGGCATCGTATGGGACAAGGACGGCGGGATGTCCGCTCGCGGCGACGCGGCGTACGTCAAGCAGAGCTGTGAAGAGTCCCTTCGCAGGCTGAACGTCGACCACATCGACCTCTACTACCAGCACCGCGTCGATCCGAACACGCCGATCGAGGAGACCTGGGGCGCGCTCGCGGAGCTGGTCGAGGAGGGCAAGATCCGCTTCGCCGGGATCTCCGAGGCCAGTGCCGGGACGATCCGTCGCGCGCACGCCGTCCACCCGGTGACGGCGCTCCAGAGCGAATGGTCGCTGTGGACGCGCGGCATCGAAGGCGAGATCCGGTCGACCACCCGCGAGCTGGGGATCGGCGTCGTGCCGTTCTCGCCGCTCGGCCGCGGTTTCCTCACCGGCAGCGTGACGTCGGTGAAGGACCTTCCGGAGGACGACCTGCGCTGCGGGCTGCCCCGGTTCGCCGAGGGCAACTTCGAGCGCAACATGGCGATCGTCGAGGCGCTGCGCGCGCTGGCCGAGCAGAAGGGCGTCACCGCCGGACAGCTCGCGCTGGCCTGGGTGCAGGCCCAGGGTGACGACGTCGTGCCGATCCCCGGCACCAAGCGGCGCAAGTACCTCGAAGAGAACGCCGCCGCCGCGGAGCTGGAACTGTCCGAAGTGGACATCGAGGCCATCGAAAAGGCCGCGCCCGTCGAGGCGATCGCCGGGGAACGGTACCCGGAGCGGCTCGCCCGCGCGGCCGGTAAATAG
- the hisS gene encoding histidine--tRNA ligase, whose protein sequence is MPEYLPTAPAKGTRDFLPAEMSVRTQVFGHLYDVLELRGFLRYDGPILEPAEIYERKSGQEIADQQLYTLTTKGGERLALRPEMTPSVARMIAGNAKSLQFPVRWYSHPNCHRYERPQRGRVREHWQINADIFGSDSANCEIEIFELVHDMMSALGATPDMFQVRANDRNLLSSALTDIVGVTAEQLPQVFTLVDRWEKSDRTKLSDTATEIGLTEKQFEKLAEILSSGTALLDELPEQVKENSNLVKVLNSGAADLITFDPMIVRGLAYYTSTVFEVFDTSPENRRALFGGGRYSDLASLFTSQQIPGIGFGMGDVTLIDFLDTHGLTPKPRSETDVVVIPVVEELTDAAREVAGRLRKAGLRTSTPVELRKLGKELTRADKAGARAVVIVGQEDWDAGNVTVRGLATREQQTVAVDGVVSAVNSLL, encoded by the coding sequence GTGCCTGAATACCTGCCGACAGCCCCCGCCAAGGGGACCCGCGACTTCCTGCCCGCCGAGATGTCCGTCCGGACGCAGGTGTTCGGCCATCTCTACGACGTGCTCGAACTGCGGGGTTTCCTCCGCTACGACGGGCCGATCCTCGAACCCGCCGAGATCTACGAGCGGAAGTCCGGGCAGGAGATCGCGGACCAGCAGCTGTACACGCTGACCACCAAGGGCGGCGAGCGGCTCGCGCTGCGCCCGGAGATGACCCCGTCGGTCGCCAGGATGATCGCGGGCAACGCCAAGTCGCTGCAGTTCCCGGTGCGCTGGTACAGCCACCCGAACTGCCACCGCTACGAGCGGCCGCAGCGCGGGCGGGTCCGCGAACACTGGCAGATCAACGCGGACATCTTCGGTTCGGACAGCGCGAACTGCGAGATCGAGATCTTCGAGCTCGTCCACGACATGATGAGCGCGCTCGGGGCCACCCCGGACATGTTCCAGGTGCGGGCGAACGACCGGAACCTGCTCTCTTCGGCGCTCACCGACATCGTCGGCGTGACCGCGGAGCAGCTGCCGCAGGTGTTCACCCTGGTGGACCGCTGGGAGAAGTCGGACCGCACGAAGCTGAGCGACACCGCGACCGAGATCGGCCTGACCGAGAAGCAGTTCGAGAAGCTGGCCGAGATCCTGTCGTCCGGCACCGCGCTGCTCGACGAGCTGCCCGAGCAGGTCAAGGAGAACTCGAATCTGGTGAAGGTGCTGAACAGCGGCGCCGCGGACCTGATCACGTTCGACCCGATGATCGTGCGCGGGCTCGCGTACTACACGTCGACCGTGTTCGAGGTCTTCGACACCTCGCCGGAGAACCGCCGTGCCCTCTTCGGCGGCGGCCGGTACAGCGACCTCGCGTCGTTGTTCACGTCGCAGCAGATCCCCGGCATCGGCTTCGGCATGGGCGACGTCACGCTGATCGACTTCCTCGACACCCACGGCCTGACCCCGAAACCGCGCAGTGAGACCGATGTCGTGGTGATCCCGGTGGTCGAAGAGCTCACCGACGCCGCGCGCGAGGTCGCGGGACGGCTGCGCAAGGCCGGTCTGCGCACGTCCACCCCCGTCGAGCTCCGCAAGCTGGGCAAGGAACTCACCCGCGCCGACAAGGCCGGGGCGCGGGCCGTGGTGATCGTCGGCCAGGAGGACTGGGACGCCGGGAACGTGACCGTCCGCGGTCTCGCGACCCGTGAGCAGCAGACCGTCGCCGTCGACGGCGTGGTCTCGGCGGTCAATTCCCTGCTCTGA
- a CDS encoding RNA polymerase sigma factor, with product MTRTATGSAGVPVDSCEPPPGRSDTELWQTAAGGDHTAFTELFERHVQSVWNHAYRLTGSWASAEDLTSTTFLTAWRRRADITLIRESALPWLYTVVGNLARTEHRSSGRRLRLVRRLPEPRTVSDHADTVVDQLDGEERLRQVLALVAKLPKSQRKSVELCLLGDLSLSDAAELLGVAEVTVRAHISRARAQLRAALEEK from the coding sequence GTGACCAGAACAGCGACCGGATCGGCGGGGGTGCCGGTGGACTCGTGCGAACCTCCTCCCGGCAGGAGCGACACGGAGCTTTGGCAGACGGCGGCGGGCGGTGATCACACCGCGTTCACCGAGCTGTTCGAACGCCACGTCCAGTCCGTGTGGAATCACGCGTATCGGCTGACGGGGTCTTGGGCGTCGGCCGAAGACCTGACGTCCACCACGTTCCTCACCGCCTGGCGGCGCAGGGCGGACATCACGCTCATCCGCGAGAGCGCACTGCCCTGGCTGTACACCGTCGTGGGGAATCTCGCGCGGACCGAACACCGCAGCTCCGGGCGGCGGCTCCGGCTCGTCCGGCGGCTGCCGGAACCCAGGACGGTGTCCGACCACGCCGACACCGTCGTCGATCAGCTCGACGGCGAAGAGCGCCTCCGGCAGGTGCTCGCCTTGGTCGCGAAGCTGCCCAAGTCACAACGTAAGTCCGTCGAACTCTGCCTTCTCGGGGATCTCTCCCTTTCCGACGCCGCTGAACTGCTCGGTGTCGCCGAGGTGACCGTTCGCGCCCACATCTCGCGGGCCCGCGCGCAGCTGCGGGCTGCCCTGGAGGAGAAATGA
- a CDS encoding MAB_1171c family putative transporter, translating to MNALFSPLNVVAMALFATALAWRIYQTYRAPRVLPNWAITITIICVAGSFLAQQKVISGWLDGLTGKGTGRLVNNVLLAVGVCALLIVFLGSALGPRRPGRVLFELLPLSGAIALMLVAMAVTPPEARGLALSPKLVHEPGVALFYLGAGLYLIYGLSACAWWIFRYIRTADRHLRTGLKLSAAGLIALSVGSVFRALYIVIAWAFGPSIPLLLAVAVPLVLLGIVLFLAGVTYPGARARFAALRRRRQHRLHHERLTPLWTALAEIYPNIVLRTTPQGVWERWRPRTVHRRYYRRVIEIRDGLVQLSPYLETDLTALAADDPRAAADALKTAIARQTAGEETDGRAKLVLPGGASDIESDVRPLLALSAAVSRNEA from the coding sequence GTGAACGCACTGTTCTCCCCTCTCAACGTCGTGGCGATGGCGCTGTTCGCGACGGCGCTCGCCTGGCGGATCTACCAGACGTACCGGGCGCCGCGGGTCCTGCCGAACTGGGCGATCACCATCACGATCATCTGTGTCGCGGGTTCCTTCCTCGCGCAGCAGAAGGTCATTTCGGGCTGGCTCGACGGGCTGACCGGCAAAGGCACCGGACGGCTGGTCAACAACGTCCTGCTCGCCGTCGGGGTCTGCGCGCTGCTGATCGTCTTCCTCGGCTCCGCGCTGGGCCCGCGCAGACCGGGACGGGTCCTGTTCGAACTGCTCCCGCTGTCCGGCGCGATCGCGCTGATGCTGGTCGCGATGGCCGTCACCCCGCCGGAGGCGCGCGGGCTCGCGCTGAGCCCGAAGCTCGTGCACGAACCCGGCGTGGCGCTGTTCTACCTGGGCGCCGGGCTGTACCTGATCTACGGCCTGTCCGCCTGCGCCTGGTGGATCTTCCGGTACATCCGCACCGCGGACCGCCATCTGCGGACCGGGCTGAAACTCAGTGCCGCCGGGCTGATCGCTCTCTCGGTGGGCAGCGTCTTCCGCGCGCTCTACATCGTGATCGCCTGGGCGTTCGGGCCGTCGATCCCGCTTCTGCTCGCCGTCGCCGTCCCGTTGGTGCTCCTCGGGATCGTGCTCTTCCTCGCCGGGGTCACCTATCCCGGCGCCCGCGCCCGGTTCGCCGCGCTGCGACGCCGCCGCCAGCACCGGCTGCACCACGAACGGCTCACGCCCCTGTGGACCGCGCTGGCGGAGATCTACCCGAACATCGTGCTCCGGACGACACCGCAGGGGGTGTGGGAACGGTGGCGCCCGCGCACGGTCCACCGCCGGTACTACCGCCGGGTGATCGAGATCCGGGACGGGCTCGTGCAGCTGAGCCCCTATCTGGAAACCGATCTCACCGCCCTCGCCGCCGACGATCCGCGGGCGGCGGCGGACGCGCTGAAGACGGCGATCGCCAGGCAGACCGCGGGCGAGGAGACCGACGGGCGGGCGAAACTCGTGCTCCCCGGCGGCGCCTCGGACATCGAATCCGACGTGCGGCCCCTGCTCGCGCTGTCGGCCGCCGTATCCCGGAACGAGGCGTGA
- a CDS encoding aldo/keto reductase: MTGSTLPARRLGTLEVGAQGLGCMGMSEFYGQGDDTESIATIHRAIDLGVTLLDTADMYGFGRNEELVGRALAGKRDQVVLATKFGVVRDEADPSKRGIRGDEFYVRQQVEASLRRLNVDHIDLYYQHRVDPDVPIEETAGALSSLVEQGKIRHIGLSEAGPETIRRAHAVHPVTAVQTEWSLWSRDIENEVVPVCRELGIGLVPYSPLGRGFLTGRFKSKEDFEDGDFRQTIQPRFAEGNLERNLAIVEALRALAEQKGVTAGQLALAWVQAQGDDVVPIPGTKRRKYLEENVAAVGLKLTAEDVAAIEAAVPADAIAGERYHEASMKTLSR; the protein is encoded by the coding sequence ATGACGGGTTCCACCCTGCCCGCACGCAGGCTCGGCACGCTGGAAGTCGGCGCGCAGGGGCTCGGCTGCATGGGCATGAGCGAGTTCTACGGCCAAGGTGACGACACCGAATCGATCGCGACGATCCACCGCGCGATCGACCTCGGCGTGACCCTGCTCGACACCGCCGACATGTACGGCTTCGGCCGCAACGAGGAACTGGTCGGCCGCGCGCTGGCAGGCAAGCGGGACCAGGTCGTGCTGGCGACCAAGTTCGGCGTCGTCCGTGACGAGGCCGACCCATCGAAGCGCGGGATCCGCGGCGACGAGTTCTATGTGCGGCAACAGGTCGAGGCGTCGCTGCGCCGGTTGAACGTCGACCACATCGACCTCTACTACCAGCACCGCGTCGACCCGGACGTGCCGATCGAGGAGACCGCGGGCGCGCTGTCCTCGCTGGTCGAGCAGGGCAAGATCCGGCACATCGGATTGTCCGAGGCGGGTCCGGAGACGATCCGGCGGGCGCACGCCGTGCATCCGGTGACGGCGGTGCAGACCGAATGGTCGCTGTGGTCACGCGACATCGAGAACGAGGTCGTGCCGGTCTGCCGTGAGCTCGGTATCGGGCTGGTGCCGTATTCCCCGCTGGGCCGCGGTTTCCTCACCGGCCGCTTCAAGTCCAAAGAGGACTTCGAGGACGGCGACTTCCGGCAGACGATCCAGCCGCGGTTCGCCGAGGGCAACCTGGAGCGGAACCTGGCGATCGTCGAGGCGCTGCGCGCGCTGGCCGAGCAGAAGGGCGTCACCGCCGGACAGCTCGCGCTGGCCTGGGTGCAGGCCCAGGGCGACGACGTCGTGCCGATTCCGGGAACGAAGCGGCGCAAGTACCTCGAAGAGAACGTCGCGGCCGTCGGCCTGAAGCTGACCGCCGAGGACGTGGCCGCGATCGAGGCGGCGGTCCCGGCAGACGCGATCGCGGGGGAGCGCTACCACGAAGCGTCCATGAAGACGCTGTCACGCTGA
- a CDS encoding TetR/AcrR family transcriptional regulator, whose protein sequence is MPRPRTHDENLRLKLLDRAGELISADGPKALSLRKLAADVGTSTTAVYSLFGGKTDLVGALFAEGFRRFGLRMSGVSLSGDPVEDLVRLGVAYRESALADPHLYAIMFTKSVPGFEPAEETSDQARATMAPLEETIRTAVADCVFLDVPPEVVTVACWGFVHGLVSLELTGNLPDEFTVSAAYETALRANASGWLRR, encoded by the coding sequence ATGCCCCGTCCCAGGACGCACGACGAGAACCTCCGGCTGAAACTGCTGGACCGCGCCGGTGAGCTCATCTCGGCCGACGGCCCGAAGGCCCTCAGCCTCCGCAAACTGGCCGCCGACGTCGGCACGTCCACCACCGCGGTCTATTCACTCTTCGGCGGGAAGACGGATCTGGTCGGTGCCCTCTTCGCCGAGGGTTTCCGCCGCTTCGGCCTGCGGATGTCCGGGGTCTCGCTGAGCGGTGACCCGGTCGAGGATCTCGTGCGGCTCGGCGTCGCGTACCGCGAGAGCGCGCTGGCCGATCCGCACCTCTACGCGATCATGTTCACGAAGTCGGTGCCGGGTTTCGAGCCGGCGGAGGAGACGTCCGATCAGGCTCGCGCGACGATGGCGCCGCTGGAGGAGACGATCCGGACGGCCGTCGCCGACTGCGTCTTCCTCGACGTGCCGCCCGAGGTCGTCACCGTGGCCTGCTGGGGATTCGTGCACGGACTCGTGTCGCTGGAGCTGACCGGGAACCTGCCGGACGAGTTCACCGTGAGCGCGGCCTACGAGACCGCGCTGCGGGCGAACGCCTCCGGCTGGCTGCGCCGCTGA
- a CDS encoding MerR family transcriptional regulator produces MSYSIAEAARRSGLSIDTLRYYERIKLVEPPARDAAGRRAYTDEDLGWLGFLTKLRLTGMPIKRMREYASLRHHGAASAGRRKAILVDQRTSVADRIAELQACLDILDYKIDHYDQVERSVLGIGATVEGISA; encoded by the coding sequence ATGAGCTACTCGATAGCGGAAGCCGCGCGACGTAGCGGACTGTCCATCGACACTCTCCGGTACTACGAGCGCATCAAACTCGTCGAGCCCCCGGCGCGGGACGCCGCGGGGCGCCGCGCCTACACCGACGAGGACCTCGGGTGGCTGGGGTTCCTGACCAAGCTGCGCCTGACCGGCATGCCCATCAAGCGCATGCGGGAGTACGCCTCCCTGCGCCACCACGGGGCGGCGAGCGCGGGGCGGCGCAAGGCGATCCTCGTCGACCAGCGCACTTCGGTCGCCGACCGGATCGCCGAGTTGCAGGCCTGCCTCGACATCCTCGACTACAAGATCGACCACTACGACCAGGTGGAGCGCAGCGTGCTCGGCATCGGCGCCACCGTGGAGGGAATTTCAGCGTGA